One part of the Streptomyces sp. NBC_00286 genome encodes these proteins:
- a CDS encoding ATP-binding SpoIIE family protein phosphatase, translating to MNFTRLSALLPGTQRRAEARTGSSSNALPPEGGSVPAARAERQHGKEAAEDADTDDPKTQPVPAVDELPVREVLDRIPALVALVHGREHRLAYVNDAYVAAFGARPVGEPAREALPELEEIGLLSLLDQVLRSSKPRTVLSRKVPSGRSYTFTCTPVPIDGSTPEGGGVLIFAADVTDQAVAADRLRLSERELRETAVTLQRSLLPQDLEEPDDLRVAAVYHPGGTEAAVGGDWYDVITLGGGRTALVIGDVMGRGVRAAAVMGQLRTAVRAYARLDLPPHEVLQLLDGLATEIDANQIATCAYAVHDPNEGRLVYASAGHLPILVRDDSGTVLRAEEPIGPPLGTGGWMHSSGSIPLGPGSTAVLYTDGLVERRDKDLDEGIAALEEALAGATGTPQVICDRLVRSAGMTADHDDDVAVLVLQHPSRTGSDGELFRNAALELLGGVEAAPRARAFASGVLTSWRFPTDLHDLGVLAASELVANSLQHGTPPMRLRLRRTDRRLIVEVTDGDDHLPRRRRAEPADEAGRGIAIIATIASNWGSRRTPGGGKSVWCEFALPRAT from the coding sequence GCCGAAGACGCCGACACCGACGACCCCAAAACCCAACCGGTCCCCGCCGTCGACGAACTGCCGGTCCGCGAGGTCCTCGACCGCATCCCGGCCCTCGTCGCCCTCGTACACGGCCGGGAGCACCGCCTCGCGTACGTCAACGACGCCTACGTAGCGGCCTTCGGCGCACGTCCGGTCGGCGAGCCAGCGCGCGAGGCGCTGCCCGAGCTGGAGGAGATCGGCCTCCTGTCCCTCCTCGACCAGGTCCTGCGCAGCTCCAAGCCCCGTACGGTCCTGTCCCGCAAGGTCCCCAGCGGCCGCTCGTACACCTTCACGTGCACCCCCGTGCCCATCGACGGATCCACCCCTGAAGGAGGCGGCGTACTGATCTTCGCCGCCGACGTCACCGACCAGGCCGTGGCCGCCGACCGCCTCCGCCTCAGCGAACGCGAACTCCGCGAGACCGCGGTCACCCTCCAACGTTCCCTGCTGCCCCAGGACCTGGAGGAACCCGACGACCTGCGCGTCGCCGCCGTCTACCACCCCGGCGGCACGGAGGCCGCGGTCGGCGGCGACTGGTACGACGTCATCACCCTCGGCGGCGGCCGTACGGCACTGGTCATCGGCGACGTCATGGGCCGCGGCGTCCGCGCGGCAGCCGTCATGGGCCAACTCCGCACCGCCGTCCGCGCGTACGCCCGCCTCGACCTGCCCCCGCACGAGGTCCTCCAGCTCCTCGACGGCCTCGCCACGGAGATCGACGCCAACCAGATCGCCACCTGCGCGTACGCCGTCCACGACCCCAACGAGGGCCGCCTCGTGTACGCCTCCGCCGGCCACCTCCCGATCCTCGTACGCGACGACAGCGGCACCGTCCTGCGCGCCGAGGAACCCATCGGCCCGCCCCTCGGCACGGGCGGCTGGATGCACTCCTCCGGCTCCATCCCGCTCGGCCCCGGCTCCACCGCCGTGCTCTACACGGACGGCCTCGTCGAGCGCCGCGACAAGGACCTCGACGAGGGCATCGCCGCCCTGGAGGAGGCCCTCGCGGGCGCCACCGGCACACCCCAGGTGATCTGCGACCGCCTCGTCCGCTCGGCGGGCATGACGGCCGACCACGACGACGACGTGGCGGTCCTGGTGCTCCAGCACCCTTCCCGTACGGGTTCCGACGGCGAACTCTTCCGAAACGCCGCCCTGGAGCTGCTCGGCGGCGTGGAAGCGGCCCCACGCGCGCGTGCCTTCGCCTCCGGCGTCCTGACGAGCTGGCGCTTCCCCACGGACCTGCACGACCTCGGCGTCCTCGCCGCCAGCGAACTCGTCGCCAACTCCCTCCAGCACGGCACCCCGCCCATGCGCCTGCGCCTGCGCCGCACGGACCGCCGCCTGATCGTCGAGGTGACCGACGGCGACGACCACCTCCCACGCCGCCGCCGCGCCGAACCCGCCGACGAGGCCGGCCGCGGCATCGCGATCATCGCCACCATCGCCTCCAACTGGGGCTCACGCCGCACACCCGGCGGCGGCAAGTCGGTGTGGTGCGAGTTCGCACTTCCGCGTGCCACTTAG
- a CDS encoding response regulator transcription factor, whose protein sequence is MTTVLITDDQPLQRLGFRMLLESQDDMTVLGEAGNGTEAVRMTAELSPDVVLMDIRMPGLDGIEATRRIVASGDRTRVLILTTFDLDEYAYAGLRAGASGFLIKDALPEELLSGIRAVATGDAVVAPSLTRRLLDAYAQHLPSAATTDSTFLDPRLAVLTEREREILTVIGQGWTNSEISSRFHLAESTVKTHVSRILAKTGARDRVQAVILAYDTSLVRPS, encoded by the coding sequence GTGACCACCGTCCTCATCACCGACGACCAGCCACTCCAGCGCTTAGGTTTCCGCATGCTTCTGGAGAGCCAGGACGACATGACCGTGCTGGGCGAGGCAGGCAACGGCACGGAGGCGGTCCGTATGACCGCCGAACTCAGCCCCGATGTCGTCCTGATGGACATCCGCATGCCCGGCCTCGACGGCATCGAGGCCACCCGCCGAATCGTCGCCTCCGGCGACCGCACCCGCGTCCTCATCCTCACCACCTTCGACCTCGACGAGTACGCATACGCCGGCCTACGCGCAGGCGCCAGCGGCTTCCTCATCAAGGACGCCCTCCCCGAGGAGCTCCTCTCAGGCATCCGGGCGGTGGCAACAGGAGACGCAGTGGTCGCACCCAGCCTGACCAGACGGCTCCTCGACGCGTACGCCCAACACCTGCCGTCCGCGGCAACGACCGACTCCACCTTCCTGGACCCCCGACTCGCTGTCCTGACAGAACGAGAGCGTGAAATCCTCACCGTCATCGGCCAGGGCTGGACGAACTCCGAGATCTCTTCCCGCTTTCATCTCGCGGAGTCGACGGTAAAGACGCACGTAAGCCGAATTCTCGCCAAGACAGGGGCGCGCGACCGAGTTCAGGCAGTGATCCTGGCGTACGACACAAGTCTGGTGCGCCCATCCTGA
- a CDS encoding class I SAM-dependent methyltransferase yields the protein MAEETESGFQLSGSAPERYERYVAPIMAPFVEAVVDAVDLFPGATVLDLACGTGFAARVAAARVGPAGRVFGADPNDAMLKVAEAHHPRMYPDIEFTVAPADQLPYADDTFDAVVCQQGAQFLFFPDPNAALTETARVTRPGGHFAATTWASIDKSPYFAAQHRAITEHGGPEAAAGFAAAFSSAERVTAALRQAGFQDIVDREVTFGIALPPLPDYAANHLSALPWGQTIAETGGQEALTNAGRMVHTLLKDHTAPDGTTTLSFTSTLITATR from the coding sequence ATGGCAGAGGAAACGGAATCGGGCTTCCAGCTCTCAGGCAGTGCTCCCGAGCGTTACGAGCGGTACGTCGCGCCGATCATGGCGCCCTTCGTCGAGGCGGTCGTGGACGCCGTCGACCTGTTCCCCGGAGCCACCGTGCTCGACCTCGCGTGCGGCACCGGCTTCGCGGCACGGGTGGCCGCCGCCCGGGTCGGTCCCGCGGGCCGGGTCTTCGGCGCCGACCCGAACGACGCCATGCTCAAGGTGGCCGAAGCACACCACCCCCGCATGTACCCGGACATCGAATTCACCGTGGCCCCCGCCGACCAACTCCCGTACGCCGACGACACCTTCGACGCGGTCGTCTGCCAACAAGGCGCCCAGTTCTTGTTCTTCCCCGACCCGAACGCGGCCCTCACGGAAACGGCCCGCGTAACCCGCCCCGGCGGCCACTTCGCCGCCACCACATGGGCCTCCATCGACAAGTCCCCCTACTTCGCCGCCCAGCACCGGGCCATCACAGAACACGGCGGCCCAGAAGCGGCCGCAGGCTTCGCCGCCGCCTTCTCCTCCGCGGAACGCGTCACGGCCGCCCTGCGCCAGGCGGGCTTCCAGGACATCGTCGACCGCGAGGTCACCTTCGGTATCGCCCTGCCCCCGCTACCGGACTACGCCGCCAACCACCTCTCCGCGCTCCCCTGGGGCCAGACGATCGCCGAAACCGGCGGCCAGGAAGCCCTCACCAACGCCGGCCGCATGGTCCACACCCTCCTCAAAGACCACACGGCCCCCGACGGCACAACGACGCTCTCCTTCACCTCGACCCTGATCACAGCCACCCGCTGA
- a CDS encoding MarR family winged helix-turn-helix transcriptional regulator, translating into MGDTPGAGEPTLEEQIAAYQREFQDLDPQVEKIVSALGRLNRRMNVAYGRQTATLGISNAEWEVLKALVLSGAPYRMGPSDLAKRLGLTPAAMTHRIDRMVAEGLVTRERDESNRVRVIVELTTEGREKWLAAMRLASVFEEDLLQDLTQEERGVLGDVLTRLLRRVEHAQPDAGGRLTDLD; encoded by the coding sequence ATGGGCGACACCCCCGGCGCTGGCGAGCCGACACTCGAAGAGCAGATCGCCGCGTACCAGCGCGAGTTCCAGGACCTCGACCCCCAGGTAGAGAAGATCGTCTCGGCCCTCGGCCGCCTCAACCGCCGTATGAACGTCGCCTACGGCCGCCAGACCGCCACCCTCGGCATCAGCAACGCCGAGTGGGAGGTCCTCAAGGCCCTCGTCCTCTCCGGCGCCCCCTACCGCATGGGCCCGAGCGACCTCGCCAAGCGCCTCGGCCTGACTCCGGCCGCGATGACCCACCGGATCGACCGCATGGTGGCCGAGGGCCTGGTCACCCGAGAGCGCGACGAGTCCAACCGCGTACGCGTCATCGTCGAGCTCACCACCGAGGGCCGCGAGAAGTGGCTGGCAGCCATGCGCCTCGCCAGCGTCTTCGAGGAGGACCTGCTCCAGGACCTCACCCAGGAGGAACGCGGAGTCCTGGGCGACGTCCTGACCCGCCTCCTCCGCCGCGTGGAGCACGCCCAGCCGGACGCCGGCGGCCGGCTCACCGACCTGGACTGA
- a CDS encoding sensor histidine kinase produces MTTREKDWPGDWTPNGQPLTRQFHRIIQRGRAFDRRHPWVWDTLLTGFYVTACLIDFTSGGWKNVTENPDTPAWLVGTISLGFSLPLFCRRSHPFAVLLVMMPFSVANVWAGAALQASMTLLIVIFNIALRTRLRTLLWSYALASAPFWHLGYRYPDKEGPGATIAPIMMSLALAAVGGIAVRTRQEYLASLVDRARQLEVERDQQAQLAAVAERTRIAREMHDIIGHNLSVITGLADGGSYAAAKSPARAAQALEAIGTTSRQALAELRRLLDVLREEAPTAELTPQPSLTDLDHLIDGVRSAGLPVRLKIEGPPVRVPAGTQLTIYRVIQEALTNTLKHAGPNATSQVSISYEDGGAVTASVTDTGRGGPAPNATDATQGRGLTGMRERTALYDGTLEAGPQPTGGWRVHVRLPALPAPWDATPKEATP; encoded by the coding sequence GTGACGACACGCGAAAAGGACTGGCCGGGCGACTGGACGCCGAACGGGCAGCCCCTCACCCGCCAGTTCCACCGCATCATCCAACGAGGCCGCGCCTTCGACCGACGCCACCCGTGGGTGTGGGACACCCTGCTCACCGGCTTCTACGTGACCGCCTGCCTCATCGACTTCACGAGCGGCGGCTGGAAGAACGTCACCGAAAACCCCGACACACCGGCATGGCTGGTCGGAACGATCTCACTGGGCTTCTCGTTACCCCTCTTCTGCCGCCGCAGCCACCCCTTCGCCGTCCTGCTGGTGATGATGCCGTTCTCCGTCGCCAACGTCTGGGCGGGCGCGGCCCTGCAAGCCTCCATGACCCTGCTCATCGTCATCTTCAACATCGCCCTGCGCACCCGCCTGCGCACCCTGCTCTGGTCGTACGCGCTGGCCTCAGCGCCCTTCTGGCACCTCGGCTACCGCTACCCCGACAAGGAGGGCCCCGGCGCCACGATCGCCCCGATCATGATGAGCCTCGCCCTGGCAGCGGTCGGCGGCATCGCGGTCCGCACACGCCAGGAGTACCTCGCCTCCCTCGTCGACCGCGCCCGCCAACTCGAAGTCGAACGCGACCAACAGGCCCAGCTAGCCGCGGTCGCGGAACGCACCCGCATCGCCCGCGAGATGCACGACATCATCGGCCACAACCTCTCCGTCATCACAGGCCTGGCCGACGGCGGCTCGTACGCGGCCGCCAAGTCCCCAGCCCGAGCAGCCCAGGCCCTGGAGGCGATCGGCACAACAAGCCGCCAGGCCCTAGCCGAACTCCGCCGCCTCCTCGACGTCCTACGCGAAGAAGCCCCCACAGCCGAACTGACCCCCCAGCCCTCCCTCACCGACCTCGACCACCTCATCGACGGCGTACGCTCAGCCGGCCTCCCCGTACGCCTCAAGATCGAGGGCCCTCCGGTCCGCGTCCCCGCCGGCACCCAGCTCACGATCTACCGCGTCATCCAGGAAGCCCTCACCAACACCCTCAAACACGCCGGCCCGAACGCCACTTCACAGGTCTCGATCTCGTACGAGGACGGGGGCGCCGTCACGGCGTCAGTCACCGACACCGGACGCGGAGGCCCCGCACCGAACGCGACCGATGCCACCCAGGGCCGCGGCCTCACCGGAATGCGAGAGCGAACAGCCCTGTACGACGGAACACTTGAAGCAGGCCCCCAGCCGACCGGCGGCTGGCGAGTCCACGTCCGCCTCCCGGCCCTCCCCGCACCATGGGACGCCACACCGAAGGAAGCCACTCCGTGA
- a CDS encoding SCO6880 family protein, whose product MTTESHVSVSHPVTPRRTYLIGRARPNAIVGKNRETGEIALIIVGAFLGMMCGLLVPVLSLRIVLLVGFPMVALAAVYVPYKRRTFYKWFEINRSYKRTLRNGTTYRSNVMEAGTHIDGREVEIGPPPGIGRITWLAAPFGPDEIAVLLHADRKTVTAAIEIEGPGVGLRDSEDQEALVDRFGVLLKHVANGDGFVTRLQMLARTLPADPDAHAKDVAVRGDDRAPGWLQQSYDQLQSMVSTSSEQHRAYLVACMHYSRELAAEAHAMARAARGQGGKKLDKDAGLAVVMARELTDICSRLQEADIRVRQPLGQGRLASLVHSMYDPDHPIDHIQAMTKRNAWPAELDAMEPTYLQAKTRESSTRAPWCHATAWVKEWPMTPVGVNFLAPLLVHTPDVIRTVAVTMDLEPTEVAIERMLTEKTNDEAEASRQAKMNRTVDPRDIASHSRLDQRGEDLASGAAGVNLVGYITVSSRTPEALARDKRTIRASAGKSYLKLEWCDREHHRAFVNTLPFATGIRR is encoded by the coding sequence TTGACGACCGAGTCCCACGTGTCCGTGTCCCATCCGGTCACGCCCCGCCGTACATATCTGATCGGCCGCGCCCGGCCGAACGCGATCGTCGGGAAGAACCGCGAGACCGGCGAGATCGCGCTGATCATCGTGGGCGCGTTCCTCGGCATGATGTGCGGCCTGCTCGTCCCCGTCCTCTCCCTGCGCATCGTCCTGCTCGTGGGCTTCCCGATGGTGGCACTGGCCGCGGTGTACGTGCCGTACAAGCGCCGCACGTTCTACAAGTGGTTCGAGATCAACCGCAGTTATAAGCGGACGCTGCGCAACGGCACCACGTACCGCAGCAACGTCATGGAGGCCGGCACCCACATCGACGGCCGCGAGGTCGAGATCGGCCCGCCACCCGGAATCGGACGCATCACGTGGCTGGCGGCGCCCTTCGGCCCCGACGAGATCGCCGTCCTGCTGCACGCCGACCGGAAGACCGTCACGGCCGCGATCGAGATCGAGGGCCCGGGCGTCGGCCTGCGCGACTCCGAGGACCAGGAAGCCCTCGTCGACCGCTTCGGGGTGCTGCTGAAGCACGTGGCGAACGGCGACGGCTTCGTCACCCGCCTCCAGATGCTCGCCCGCACCCTTCCCGCCGACCCGGACGCACACGCCAAGGACGTCGCCGTACGAGGCGACGACCGCGCCCCCGGCTGGCTGCAGCAGTCGTACGACCAGCTCCAGTCCATGGTGTCCACCAGCAGCGAGCAGCACCGCGCCTACCTGGTCGCCTGTATGCACTACTCGCGCGAACTCGCCGCCGAGGCCCACGCGATGGCCCGCGCCGCCCGCGGCCAGGGCGGCAAGAAGCTGGACAAGGACGCGGGGCTCGCGGTCGTGATGGCGCGCGAGCTGACGGACATCTGCTCGCGCCTGCAGGAAGCCGACATCCGCGTACGCCAGCCACTCGGACAGGGCCGCCTGGCATCCCTCGTCCACTCCATGTACGACCCCGACCACCCCATCGACCACATCCAGGCGATGACGAAACGCAACGCCTGGCCGGCCGAGCTGGACGCCATGGAGCCGACGTACCTCCAGGCGAAGACCCGCGAGTCCTCCACCCGCGCCCCCTGGTGCCACGCCACGGCCTGGGTGAAGGAGTGGCCGATGACCCCGGTGGGCGTCAACTTCCTCGCCCCGCTGCTCGTCCACACCCCGGACGTAATCCGCACGGTGGCCGTCACGATGGACCTCGAACCCACCGAGGTCGCCATCGAGCGGATGCTGACCGAGAAGACGAACGACGAGGCGGAGGCCAGCCGCCAGGCCAAGATGAACCGGACCGTCGACCCCCGCGACATCGCCTCGCACAGCCGCCTGGACCAGCGCGGCGAGGACCTCGCGAGCGGCGCGGCCGGCGTCAACCTCGTCGGCTACATCACCGTCTCCTCCCGTACCCCCGAGGCGCTCGCCCGCGACAAACGGACGATCCGTGCCTCGGCCGGCAAGTCGTATCTGAAACTCGAGTGGTGCGACCGCGAGCACCACCGCGCCTTCGTCAACACACTCCCGTTCGCGACCGGCATCCGGAGGTAG
- a CDS encoding SGNH/GDSL hydrolase family protein gives MTTHPYTRYVAIGDSQTEGIGDGDEAIGYRGWADRLAEFLAEGQPDLTYANLAVRGKVTAEIKAEQLAPALALKPDLATVVAGMNDVLRPSFNADRVMADIEEMFARLTEAGAQVATVTYPDMGKLSPLTRRALPRVLDLNSRLRAAAERHGVAVLDVFPHPVTTDPRLWSQDRIHASPLGHTRIAEGMAHTLGLPGHEDWYAPLPPLAPVPALRTLTADTRWALGFLGPWLWRRLRGRSSGDGRTAKRPDLTPWTTRTADPAPEPHS, from the coding sequence ATGACCACGCACCCGTACACGAGATACGTAGCCATCGGCGACAGCCAAACCGAGGGCATCGGCGACGGCGACGAGGCAATCGGGTACCGAGGCTGGGCAGACCGCCTCGCAGAATTCCTGGCGGAAGGCCAGCCAGACCTCACGTACGCCAATCTCGCCGTACGCGGAAAAGTGACCGCCGAGATCAAGGCGGAACAGCTCGCCCCAGCCCTGGCGCTCAAGCCGGACCTGGCAACCGTGGTGGCCGGCATGAACGACGTACTGCGCCCCAGCTTCAACGCCGACCGAGTCATGGCAGACATAGAGGAGATGTTCGCGAGACTCACCGAGGCAGGCGCCCAGGTGGCCACCGTCACGTACCCCGACATGGGCAAGCTCTCCCCGCTCACGCGCCGCGCACTGCCCCGAGTCCTCGACCTCAACTCCCGCCTGCGCGCAGCCGCGGAGCGCCACGGAGTCGCCGTCCTGGACGTGTTCCCACACCCCGTCACCACCGACCCCCGCCTCTGGAGCCAGGACCGCATCCACGCAAGCCCACTCGGCCACACCCGCATCGCCGAGGGCATGGCCCACACCCTCGGCCTGCCGGGCCACGAGGACTGGTACGCCCCGCTGCCACCGCTCGCCCCCGTCCCCGCCCTGCGCACCCTGACCGCCGACACACGCTGGGCGCTGGGCTTCCTGGGCCCATGGCTCTGGCGGCGCCTGAGGGGCCGCTCCTCGGGAGACGGACGTACGGCCAAACGCCCCGACCTGACACCGTGGACGACCCGGACCGCAGACCCTGCCCCGGAGCCCCACTCCTGA
- a CDS encoding GNAT family N-acetyltransferase: MGPVIRSIRADEWVAVKELRLDALRDPVAHLAFLETYEEAVGKPDGFWRERAAGAAEGVLERQQFVAEAGDGRWVGSVVVLVEEAGAEGTFGGVSEVRQGHLVGVFVRPEWRGRGVTERLFARAVEWAWGVAGVERVRLYVDERNSRAEGFYRKFGFVPSGVSVPAPGESGARELELVMERV, translated from the coding sequence ATGGGCCCTGTGATTCGTTCTATACGTGCCGATGAGTGGGTGGCGGTGAAGGAGCTTCGGCTGGATGCGCTTCGGGATCCAGTGGCGCATCTTGCCTTTCTCGAGACATATGAGGAGGCGGTGGGGAAGCCTGACGGTTTTTGGCGGGAGCGGGCTGCGGGGGCTGCGGAGGGGGTGCTTGAGCGGCAGCAGTTTGTGGCTGAGGCGGGTGACGGGCGGTGGGTTGGGTCCGTTGTCGTGCTTGTTGAGGAGGCGGGGGCGGAGGGGACGTTCGGGGGTGTCAGTGAGGTGCGGCAGGGGCATCTCGTGGGGGTTTTTGTGCGGCCTGAGTGGCGGGGGCGGGGGGTTACCGAGCGGCTTTTCGCGCGTGCGGTGGAGTGGGCGTGGGGAGTGGCTGGGGTAGAGCGGGTGCGGTTGTATGTGGATGAGCGGAACTCGCGGGCCGAGGGATTTTACCGGAAGTTCGGGTTTGTGCCGTCGGGGGTGAGTGTTCCGGCGCCGGGGGAGAGTGGGGCGCGGGAGTTGGAGTTGGTGATGGAGCGGGTCTGA
- a CDS encoding MFS transporter produces MTRARGAAMRRIHVGNALGAFGLGFTVPYLYVYVAQVRELGAVTAGLVLAVFAVAALVVLPFAGRAIVRRGALPVLLAALVTAALGALGLGLASSAAAVLVAAGVLGAGQAVMQPALATMIVDFSTAGTRSRAFAMQFFLQNLGLGVGGLIGGHLVDATRPGSFTLLFSIEAAMFLLLVVVMGTVRMPLAPRIGNDAPRAKGSWRELLGNRAMVQLCVLGFVLFFACYGQFESGLSAYGVEAAGISTSALGTALAANTAVIVVAQFVVLRFVERRRRSRVIAAVGLIWAVAWGVAGYAGLGHGSQAMATAAFVSTYALFGLGEAMLSPTVAPLVADLAPAGMAGQYNSAFALVKQLALAVGPAVGGPMGAALHGPYVVTFLLFSLGITFLAVRLGRQLTPVQNQPSLARSRVVARGAEPSEAVAAKV; encoded by the coding sequence GTGACCAGGGCGAGGGGCGCGGCGATGCGTCGGATCCATGTGGGCAACGCACTCGGCGCGTTCGGGCTCGGCTTCACCGTTCCGTATCTGTACGTCTATGTGGCGCAGGTGCGGGAGCTCGGTGCTGTGACGGCGGGGCTTGTGCTTGCCGTGTTCGCGGTGGCCGCGCTGGTTGTGCTGCCGTTTGCCGGGCGGGCCATTGTGCGGCGCGGTGCGCTGCCGGTGTTGCTGGCTGCCCTGGTCACCGCTGCGTTGGGTGCGCTGGGTCTGGGGCTTGCGAGCAGTGCGGCGGCTGTGTTGGTGGCGGCGGGGGTGCTCGGGGCGGGGCAGGCCGTGATGCAGCCGGCGCTGGCGACGATGATCGTGGACTTTTCGACGGCCGGGACGCGGTCGCGGGCCTTCGCCATGCAGTTCTTTCTGCAGAATCTCGGGCTTGGGGTCGGTGGGCTCATCGGTGGGCATCTTGTCGATGCCACGCGGCCGGGCTCCTTCACGTTGCTGTTCTCGATCGAGGCGGCGATGTTTCTGCTGCTGGTCGTGGTCATGGGGACCGTACGGATGCCGCTTGCACCTCGGATCGGGAACGACGCGCCGCGGGCCAAGGGGAGCTGGAGAGAGCTTCTTGGTAATCGGGCCATGGTGCAGTTGTGTGTGCTGGGGTTTGTGCTGTTCTTCGCCTGTTATGGGCAGTTCGAGTCGGGGCTGAGTGCGTACGGGGTTGAGGCTGCGGGGATCTCGACTTCCGCGCTGGGTACGGCTCTTGCCGCGAACACGGCGGTGATCGTGGTCGCGCAGTTCGTGGTGTTGAGGTTCGTGGAGCGGCGTCGGCGGTCGCGGGTGATCGCGGCTGTGGGGCTGATCTGGGCCGTCGCATGGGGTGTGGCCGGGTATGCGGGGCTCGGGCACGGGAGTCAGGCGATGGCCACGGCCGCGTTCGTCTCGACGTACGCGCTCTTCGGGCTTGGGGAAGCGATGCTGTCGCCGACTGTGGCGCCGTTGGTGGCCGATCTGGCGCCGGCGGGGATGGCGGGGCAGTACAACTCGGCGTTCGCCCTGGTGAAGCAGCTTGCGCTGGCGGTCGGTCCCGCTGTGGGCGGGCCTATGGGGGCGGCGCTGCACGGGCCGTACGTCGTGACGTTCCTGCTGTTCTCGCTGGGCATCACGTTCCTGGCCGTGCGGCTGGGGCGGCAGCTGACGCCCGTACAGAATCAGCCGTCGTTGGCGAGGAGTCGGGTGGTCGCTCGGGGTGCGGAGCCATCGGAGGCCGTAGCGGCGAAGGTCTGA
- a CDS encoding ATP-binding protein, protein MRDPLSAVTEAFTSFLFGKVETTRLPVRTSTGQAQAVYLPTAAPGLGDSGVIIGREVYSGKGYIYDPFQLYGQQLPAPHWLVLGESGNGKSALEKTYVLRQLRFRDRQVVVLDAQGEDGVGEWNLIAQELGITPIRLDPTAALDMGIRLNPLDPSITTTGQLALLRTIIEVAMGHGLDERSGFALKVAHAYVNETITNRQPVLTDIVEQLRHPEPESAEAMNVALDDVRAWGLDVALVLDRLVDGDLRGMFDGPTTVGIDLDAPLIVFDLSHIDRNSIAMPILMAIVGVWLEHTWIRPDRKKRIFLVEEAWHIINSPFVAQLFQRLLKFGRRLGLSFVAVVHHLSDVVDGAAAKEAAAILKMASTRTIYAQKADEARATGRVLGLPRWAVEIIPTLSPGIAVWDVNGNVQVVKHLITEMERPLVFTDRAMTESSTPDLSDDALRAAELEAEERAAAFMEQHLSDLDDSSESTVA, encoded by the coding sequence ATGCGGGATCCGCTGTCCGCCGTCACGGAAGCCTTCACGTCGTTCCTGTTCGGCAAGGTCGAGACGACCCGGCTGCCGGTGCGCACGTCGACGGGGCAGGCCCAGGCGGTCTACCTCCCGACCGCCGCGCCCGGCCTCGGCGACTCCGGCGTCATCATCGGCCGCGAGGTGTACTCCGGGAAGGGCTACATCTACGACCCCTTCCAGCTGTACGGACAGCAGCTCCCGGCACCGCACTGGCTGGTGCTCGGCGAGTCCGGCAACGGCAAGTCGGCCCTGGAGAAGACGTACGTACTACGGCAGTTGAGGTTCCGCGACCGCCAGGTCGTCGTGCTCGACGCGCAGGGTGAGGACGGGGTGGGCGAATGGAACCTCATCGCCCAGGAGCTGGGTATAACTCCCATCCGCCTCGACCCGACAGCGGCCCTGGACATGGGAATCCGCCTCAACCCGCTCGACCCGTCGATCACCACGACAGGCCAGCTGGCCCTGCTCCGCACGATCATCGAGGTCGCGATGGGCCACGGCCTCGACGAACGCTCCGGCTTCGCCCTGAAGGTCGCGCACGCCTACGTCAACGAGACGATCACCAACCGCCAGCCGGTCCTCACCGACATCGTCGAGCAACTGCGCCACCCCGAGCCGGAGTCGGCCGAGGCGATGAACGTCGCTCTGGACGACGTACGAGCCTGGGGCCTGGACGTGGCGCTGGTCCTCGACCGCCTGGTCGACGGCGATCTGCGCGGAATGTTCGACGGCCCGACGACGGTCGGCATCGACCTCGACGCCCCCCTCATCGTCTTCGACCTGTCCCACATCGATCGCAACTCCATCGCCATGCCGATCCTGATGGCCATCGTCGGCGTATGGCTGGAGCACACCTGGATCCGCCCCGACCGGAAGAAGCGCATCTTCCTCGTCGAGGAGGCCTGGCACATCATCAACAGCCCGTTCGTGGCCCAGCTCTTCCAGCGACTGCTGAAGTTCGGGCGCCGGCTGGGTCTGTCTTTCGTGGCAGTGGTGCACCACCTGTCCGACGTGGTGGACGGAGCGGCAGCGAAGGAGGCGGCAGCCATCCTGAAGATGGCGTCGACGCGGACGATCTACGCCCAGAAGGCGGACGAGGCGAGAGCGACGGGCCGGGTCCTGGGCCTCCCGCGCTGGGCGGTGGAGATCATCCCCACCCTCTCGCCCGGCATCGCGGTCTGGGACGTCAACGGCAACGTCCAGGTGGTCAAACACCTGATCACCGAGATGGAACGCCCCCTCGTCTTCACCGACCGCGCCATGACCGAGTCCTCCACCCCCGACCTCTCCGACGACGCCCTACGAGCCGCCGAGCTCGAGGCGGAAGAACGAGCGGCGGCCTTCATGGAGCAACACCTCAGCGACCTCGACGACTCGTCCGAGTCCACAGTGGCGTAA